In the genome of Nitrospirota bacterium, the window CAACCGCAGCGATCTCACCTGCAACCTCATGACCAAGTACAAGCGGCGCCTTATGAATCCGGTACCACTCCATGATGTCACTGCCGCAGACCCCGCTCGACATGATCTTCATCAGCACTTCACCTGGACCTACCTGCGGCACAGGAACTTCTTCAACCCGGATATCCCGGTTGTTGTAATACATTGCCACGCGCATAGATGGAAAACATTATCATATGCCGGTCAAAAAATCCATCCCCTGAGGTAACAGTAAATGAAGAACCCTGCAGCAAGCTGCAGGATATCCAGGCAACTTCAACGTCATTCCTGCGAAAGCAGGAATCCAGAACTACACATGATTCTGGATTCCCACTTTCGTGGGAATGACGGGAGGAAACACTGTAGCAAGCTACGATGAGATAGAAGTTATCAGAAGCGTGAGATTTACAAAATATGTTCTATCTCTATATCCCCCCAAATAGACTTGAGGCGCTCGGCGACAAGGCGACGGTGACAATGATGAGGCTTATCTTCACTGCATAAAAGGCACGCATTATCAAATAATTCCCGGGAAAGTTTATTCTCAACCGCCCTTTTTATCATCAGTTCAACAAACTTCTTTTCGTATATCGCCCAGTCACCTTTATTTTTTTGTACTCATCCAGGATATCCTGTGTAGGAGCAAGATCAGGCACATGGGTATATTCTATGGCACAGATGGTTTTCAGAAAATAGCTCAAATCATCCTTTTTAGCAAATCCCGCTAATTGAGAAACAATGTTAAGACGTATATCTATTACGCGTTTCACACCCGCATTACATAATTTCTTAAAGAAATTCTCCGCAGATTTTCTTGTAAACCCTATGGTAAATAATTGCATTAACCTCTGCCTGCGCCTGCTTTATGTCCAATATCTCCTGTATTCTTGTTATCTTTCTCATAAGAACTTCTCATATATACAATCTTTTCACCCTGAAAATCATATGCCTGCTCAATAAGATCTTTATCGCTTCTGAATAAATCATGTTGGGGAAGCTTTGACATCTCCAAAAGTCTATGTTCAAAGTCAACATTATTTTCTATCTTGCCATCTCCAAGAATATATTTGATTTCGATGTCTTTAGAGCGCAGATTTCTACAGATTATAATTGTCCTATGGCACACAATAGGATCCTTTTCTGCACACATCATGGCAACAAGGTAATTCTTAAGACCCTCAACGAGCCGGTTAATCCCTTGATAAAACTTGGGTTCCTGGGCAAGACAACTATTTGGTGTCTCCTTATTTATTACTACATTTAAGTCACACAATAATAGTCCAATTTAGTAGTGATACCTGCACGATAGTATCCGGATCTTTTCATCCAATACCTGATAGACAAGGCGGTGTTCCTCATCTATGCGCCTTGACCAGCAACCGGATAGCTGATGCTTGAGTTTTTCAGGTTTTCCTATGCCCTGAATAGGAAAGACATGAAATAACCAGCAGCCTTACCTCCCCACCAGGACTACTGTGCTCCTCGGATTAATGGGGTAATAACCGGATGGATTGAACAGTATCTCTTTGCCGACATCAGCAAAGTCTTCACCGCTCTCAAGGCTCGTGTCAATCACCCTGTACCATTTCATTCCCTCCTCAATCTCCGGGATTTTAATATCCTGCGTATTGAAATCAGCATTCAGGATAATGAAGAGCTGATAGTTTCCCAGTCGCGATTTTACCTCACCACCGTCAAGCCTGTAGCATAATGTACGGAGATCAGGGTCATCCCATGACGGTTTACCGCCATCTTTTCCAAACCACGTAATATCGGGGATGTTATTGGCATTGAGGTCCCTGCCGAGCAAAAACTTCCGCCTCTGAAGGATGGTATATTTTTTTGTAAAGGCAACGGCCTTTTTAAAAAATTCAAGTATGCCGGCATTCTTCTTTGTCTCCTCCCAGTCAAACCAGCTTATCTCATTATCCTGACAGTATGCATTATTATTCCCGTGTTGTGTCCTCATGAACTCATCCCCGCCGAGTACCATTGGCACGCCGGATGAGAAGAGCAGGCAACAGATATAATTCTTTACAAGCTGCTTCCTGAGCCTGATAATGCCTTCATCGGCACTCTCCCCCTCAGCACCGCAATTCCATGAATTGTTGTCGTTAGATCCGTCGTTATTATTCTCAAGGTTCTCCTCATTATGTTTGAAATTATAGGTCACAAGGTCATTCAGGGTGAAACCGTCATGGCATGTAATAAAATTTACACTGTTGTACGGAGACCTCCCGTCATCTCCATAAAGGTCTGCCGAACCTGTTAATCTGTAACCCAGTTCCCTTACCTGACCCGCATCCCCCTTCCCAAACTTTCTCATCGTATCCCTGAACCTGCCGTTCCATTCAGACCAGTCAACAGGGAAGTTTCCAACCTGATATGTCCCCAAATCCCATGGCTCTGCTATCAGCTTTATCCTGTTCAGAACCGGGTCCTGGGATATGGCATCAAAGAATGAGGCCGAACTCTGAAACATGCCCCCCTCCCTTCCCAGGACCGAGGCAAGGTCAAACCTGAAACCATCCACATGCATCACCTCAACCCAGTAACGCAGTGAGTCCATCACTAACCGTATCACGTGGGTGTTTGAAAGGTTAAGGCTGTTGCCGCAGCCCGTGTAATTCATGTAATAACGATAGGGGTCTGAAGGGCCGCCGGTAAGGCAGTAATACGTGGGGTTATCAATCCCTTTGAAGCATACTGTGGGGCCGAACTCATTCCCCTCGCTTGTATGGTTATAAACCACATCCATGATTACTTCAATCCCTGCTGCATGAAGTTCCCGCACCATGGTCTTGAACTCATTAACCTGACAGCCGGGGAAACTTCCTGTACTGTAGGATGACTCAGGCGCAAAAAAGCCTATTGTGTTATATCCCCAGTAGTTGGTCAGCCCCTTGTTTGTAAGAAAATCATCAATATAAAATTCCTGCAACGGCAAAAACTCTACTGCATTTATCCCGAGTTCCTTTAGATAAGGTATCTTCTCAATAAAACCCATATAAGTGCCAGGCTCTTTTACACCGGATGATTTATGCGCAGTAAAACCCTTAAGATGAACCTCATAAATGATCATCCTTTCAAAAGGGATATCAAGCCGCATATCGCCTTTCCAGTCAAATCTGTCATCTGTTACAATAGACTTCGGGACAATGCCGGTGTTGTCACGGCTGTCAAGGGATAAGTCTCTTTCATTCGAATCAGGGTTGTATGCCAGGAGGAGGTTATCTTTATTGATGAACTTGCCG includes:
- a CDS encoding DUF488 family protein, producing MCDLNVVINKETPNSCLAQEPKFYQGINRLVEGLKNYLVAMMCAEKDPIVCHRTIIICRNLRSKDIEIKYILGDGKIENNVDFEHRLLEMSKLPQHDLFRSDKDLIEQAYDFQGEKIVYMRSSYEKDNKNTGDIGHKAGAGRG
- a CDS encoding Txe/YoeB family addiction module toxin, with protein sequence MQGIGKPEKLKHQLSGCWSRRIDEEHRLVYQVLDEKIRILSCRYHY
- the glgX gene encoding glycogen debranching protein GlgX codes for the protein MAYELVHRTDKKVSAGRYYPLGATPAIGGVNFAIYSQHASEVFLLLFDTPAGDPTDIIRLENRTRYIWHAFVHGIKPGQLYGYKIRGYFDPRHGMRFNENKLLIDPYSKALTGKFINKDNLLLAYNPDSNERDLSLDSRDNTGIVPKSIVTDDRFDWKGDMRLDIPFERMIIYEVHLKGFTAHKSSGVKEPGTYMGFIEKIPYLKELGINAVEFLPLQEFYIDDFLTNKGLTNYWGYNTIGFFAPESSYSTGSFPGCQVNEFKTMVRELHAAGIEVIMDVVYNHTSEGNEFGPTVCFKGIDNPTYYCLTGGPSDPYRYYMNYTGCGNSLNLSNTHVIRLVMDSLRYWVEVMHVDGFRFDLASVLGREGGMFQSSASFFDAISQDPVLNRIKLIAEPWDLGTYQVGNFPVDWSEWNGRFRDTMRKFGKGDAGQVRELGYRLTGSADLYGDDGRSPYNSVNFITCHDGFTLNDLVTYNFKHNEENLENNNDGSNDNNSWNCGAEGESADEGIIRLRKQLVKNYICCLLFSSGVPMVLGGDEFMRTQHGNNNAYCQDNEISWFDWEETKKNAGILEFFKKAVAFTKKYTILQRRKFLLGRDLNANNIPDITWFGKDGGKPSWDDPDLRTLCYRLDGGEVKSRLGNYQLFIILNADFNTQDIKIPEIEEGMKWYRVIDTSLESGEDFADVGKEILFNPSGYYPINPRSTVVLVGR